A single region of the Candidatus Marinarcus aquaticus genome encodes:
- a CDS encoding DNA alkylation repair protein has translation MAEALKEVYTHQYIKNLASKVEEQYDAFNTEAFIHEIFNETWKDMELKMRMRHIAIILNEYLPLPYKEQLEVLKPASQHFVSFEAMFFQDFVELYGLDNFEDSMKALEVFTYESSSEFAIRQFILKYEEQTLHQMKLWAQNPCEHLRRLASEGCRPRLPWAIALNAFKKDPTKVLEIIELLKNDESTYVQKSVANNLNDISKDNPQVVIEFVKNNLGKHKNLDWICKHGSRTLLKQGDEQILKLFGYRQASHVKIKEFTHDEVVVNEGELNFKFTLQSIQSLGNLRVEYAIYYLKANQTHNKKMFMLSQNSIKVNEKTFEKKQSFKNMTTRKHYSGKHYIALYVNGEEMIKKEFELL, from the coding sequence ATGGCTGAAGCACTTAAAGAGGTTTATACACATCAATACATTAAAAACTTAGCATCTAAAGTAGAAGAACAATACGATGCTTTTAACACCGAAGCCTTTATTCATGAAATTTTCAATGAAACATGGAAAGACATGGAGTTAAAGATGCGTATGCGACATATTGCAATTATCCTTAATGAATATTTACCTTTGCCTTATAAAGAACAACTTGAAGTTTTAAAACCAGCCTCCCAACACTTTGTCTCTTTTGAGGCGATGTTCTTTCAAGATTTTGTTGAATTGTATGGTCTGGATAACTTTGAAGACTCCATGAAAGCTTTGGAAGTTTTCACCTATGAATCAAGCAGTGAGTTTGCCATACGACAATTTATTTTAAAGTATGAAGAACAGACTTTGCATCAAATGAAACTGTGGGCACAAAACCCTTGCGAACACTTAAGACGACTTGCATCTGAAGGGTGTCGACCAAGACTGCCTTGGGCCATTGCTTTGAATGCATTTAAAAAAGACCCCACAAAAGTGCTTGAAATCATTGAACTGCTTAAAAATGATGAGAGCACATATGTGCAAAAGAGTGTGGCCAATAACCTCAATGATATCTCAAAAGATAATCCCCAAGTTGTCATAGAATTTGTTAAAAACAACCTTGGAAAACATAAAAACCTTGATTGGATTTGTAAACATGGCAGTCGAACTTTGTTAAAACAAGGAGATGAGCAAATACTGAAACTCTTTGGTTACAGACAAGCTTCTCATGTAAAGATAAAAGAGTTTACACATGATGAGGTCGTAGTAAATGAAGGAGAGTTAAACTTCAAATTTACACTGCAAAGCATTCAATCTTTAGGAAATTTACGAGTAGAATATGCTATATACTATCTCAAAGCCAATCAAACACACAATAAAAAAATGTTCATGCTCTCTCAAAACAGCATCAAGGTGAATGAAAAAACCTTTGAAAAAAAGCAGAGTTTTAAAAACATGACCACTCGCAAGCACTACAGTGGAAAACACTACATTGCTTTGTATGTAAATGGCGAAGAGATGATAAAAAAGGAGTTTGAACTGTTATGA
- a CDS encoding 2-isopropylmalate synthase has product MQFKKYRPYERVENIQRDWPNNHITQAPIYCSVDLRDGNQALVNPLGIEQKLEYFNTLVKMGFKQIEVSYPSASETDFGFTRMLIEDNLVPDDVAIQILIPAKKEWIKRSVEAMQGVKNGIFHLYNPTNEFQRRVVFNKSDEEIMNMAVESMQYLVELTQEFQGNVTYQYSPESFSQTQLDFALTICNKVIDVVNPTTDKKMIINLPNTLEACTANVYADRIEWMSKRLNKREAVILSVHPHNDRGTSVASAELAVLAGAQKVEGTLFGNGERAGNLDVVNFAFNIYSQGVDPKLDLSMIDEVKAMYEKQTQLQVHPRHPFVGDMIFTAFSGGHQDAIKKGLDYYRKEHCQEWNVPYLPIDPKDIKRGYEKVIRVNSQSGKGGVAFIISEFLGEELSKEEAIAFGHMVKQKSDEVQRELSKEEIIALYQNSNRV; this is encoded by the coding sequence ATGCAATTTAAAAAATACAGACCCTATGAGAGGGTAGAGAACATTCAACGAGATTGGCCCAATAATCACATCACACAAGCTCCTATTTATTGTAGTGTGGACTTACGTGATGGTAACCAAGCATTGGTCAATCCTTTAGGAATAGAACAGAAGTTAGAGTATTTTAATACCTTAGTGAAAATGGGCTTTAAACAAATAGAAGTAAGTTACCCCAGTGCCAGTGAGACAGACTTTGGGTTTACACGTATGTTAATAGAAGACAACTTGGTTCCAGATGATGTGGCGATACAAATATTAATCCCTGCAAAAAAAGAGTGGATTAAAAGAAGCGTAGAAGCAATGCAAGGAGTGAAAAACGGTATTTTTCATTTATACAATCCCACCAATGAGTTTCAACGAAGAGTGGTATTCAATAAAAGTGATGAGGAAATCATGAATATGGCTGTTGAGTCCATGCAATACTTAGTGGAGTTAACACAAGAGTTCCAAGGCAATGTGACCTATCAATACTCTCCAGAGAGTTTTTCGCAAACGCAATTGGATTTTGCATTGACCATTTGTAACAAAGTCATAGATGTCGTCAATCCAACGACCGATAAAAAAATGATCATCAACTTGCCCAATACCTTAGAAGCCTGCACCGCCAATGTGTATGCAGACAGAATAGAGTGGATGAGTAAACGTTTAAATAAAAGAGAAGCCGTTATTTTAAGTGTGCATCCTCACAATGACAGAGGAACGTCAGTGGCTTCTGCTGAACTTGCAGTTTTAGCGGGGGCTCAAAAAGTAGAAGGCACTTTATTTGGTAATGGAGAGCGAGCAGGCAACTTAGACGTGGTGAATTTTGCGTTTAATATATACTCTCAAGGAGTGGATCCAAAGTTGGATTTATCGATGATTGATGAGGTCAAAGCGATGTATGAAAAACAGACTCAATTACAAGTACATCCACGACACCCTTTTGTAGGTGATATGATATTTACTGCTTTTAGTGGTGGACATCAAGATGCGATTAAAAAAGGACTTGATTACTACAGAAAAGAGCACTGTCAAGAGTGGAATGTACCGTACTTACCCATTGATCCCAAAGATATTAAAAGAGGGTATGAAAAGGTCATACGTGTCAATTCTCAATCAGGAAAAGGGGGCGTGGCGTTTATCATCAGTGAGTTTTTAGGTGAAGAGTTGAGCAAAGAAGAAGCAATTGCTTTTGGTCACATGGTCAAACAAAAAAGTGATGAAGTGCAAAGAGAGTTAAGCAAAGAGGAGATTATAGCCTTATATCAAAACAGCAATCGAGTTTAA
- the ybaK gene encoding Cys-tRNA(Pro) deacylase encodes MTPAVNLLKKNKCSYKLHKYEHDPAITDFGNEAVEKLKLDAKQVFKTLLVELTPKELVVCVIPVANMLSLKEVANVFKAKKAVMANKEEAQKVTGYLLGGISPLGQKKKLRTVIDETAMNFSVMYISGGKRGLDIELSAKTLLSLTNASIGLITA; translated from the coding sequence ATGACACCTGCAGTGAATTTATTGAAAAAAAACAAATGCAGTTACAAACTGCATAAATATGAGCACGACCCTGCCATAACAGACTTTGGAAATGAAGCGGTCGAAAAACTGAAGCTTGATGCTAAGCAAGTATTTAAAACTTTGCTTGTGGAACTGACACCTAAAGAGTTGGTGGTGTGTGTTATACCTGTGGCAAACATGCTCAGTCTCAAAGAGGTGGCAAACGTTTTTAAAGCAAAAAAAGCGGTGATGGCCAACAAAGAGGAAGCTCAAAAAGTAACAGGCTATTTATTGGGTGGTATCTCTCCTTTGGGACAGAAAAAAAAGTTGCGTACAGTTATCGATGAAACGGCCATGAATTTTTCTGTTATGTACATCAGTGGAGGTAAAAGAGGGTTGGATATTGAACTCTCTGCTAAAACCTTACTAAGCTTGACCAATGCAAGCATTGGATTAATTACAGCATAA
- a CDS encoding DJ-1/PfpI family protein, with the protein MQKQVGILIFENIEVLDFCGPFEVLSVVRLDEKKRMQTNSPFDVKLIALTKEVVITKGGMKVIPDFDIHDCPPLDILIVPGGMGTRTLMYNEEILNFVRAKAKEVELLTSVCTGSLILANAQLLDGVEATTHWKSLNRMKEEFPHVMVCMDKHFVEDGNVISSAGISAGIDMALYILKRYFGEEVARSTAQHMEYPYLEVNQRKVVL; encoded by the coding sequence ATGCAAAAACAAGTAGGAATATTAATCTTTGAAAATATTGAGGTTTTAGATTTTTGTGGACCTTTTGAAGTTTTAAGTGTGGTACGTTTGGATGAGAAGAAACGTATGCAGACAAACTCTCCTTTTGATGTGAAACTCATTGCACTCACAAAAGAGGTGGTGATTACAAAAGGTGGCATGAAAGTGATACCTGATTTTGATATTCATGATTGCCCACCGCTTGACATATTGATTGTGCCAGGAGGAATGGGAACACGCACATTGATGTACAATGAAGAGATATTGAACTTTGTACGTGCCAAAGCAAAAGAGGTTGAACTCTTAACTTCAGTGTGTACGGGTTCACTTATTCTCGCCAATGCACAACTCTTAGATGGTGTAGAAGCCACAACTCATTGGAAGAGTCTCAATCGTATGAAAGAGGAGTTTCCTCATGTAATGGTGTGTATGGATAAACACTTTGTCGAGGATGGCAATGTCATTTCATCTGCGGGTATTTCTGCAGGGATTGATATGGCATTGTATATTTTAAAACGTTATTTTGGTGAAGAGGTTGCACGAAGTACAGCACAACATATGGAGTATCCATATTTAGAAGTGAACCAAAGAAAAGTTGTTTTATAA